In Xanthomonas theicola, a single genomic region encodes these proteins:
- a CDS encoding MerC domain-containing protein: MQTFDLRALLDRLGATGSLLCAVHCALLPLALALLPSLGLSVWLGDGVERTLVLFVTCLGLFSLVLGYRRHRAWQALGLLLLGLLSLWLGILVPALHHAVAAHAAVMTFGGTLVGLAHLLNLRLNHGHLHDASCAH; the protein is encoded by the coding sequence ATGCAAACCTTTGATCTGCGCGCATTGCTCGACCGCCTGGGCGCCACCGGTTCGCTGCTGTGTGCGGTGCATTGCGCGCTGCTGCCGCTGGCGCTGGCGCTGCTGCCGTCGCTGGGCCTGTCGGTGTGGCTGGGCGATGGCGTGGAACGCACGTTGGTGCTGTTCGTGACCTGCCTGGGCCTGTTCAGCCTGGTCCTGGGCTACCGTCGGCACCGCGCCTGGCAGGCGCTGGGCCTGCTGCTGCTGGGCCTGCTGTCGCTGTGGCTCGGCATCCTGGTGCCTGCGCTGCACCATGCCGTGGCCGCGCATGCGGCGGTCATGACCTTTGGCGGCACCCTGGTCGGGCTGGCGCACCTGCTCAACCTGCGGCTCAATCACGGCCATCTGCACGACGCCAGCTGCGCCCACTGA
- a CDS encoding 30S ribosomal protein THX: MGKGDRKTAKGKRYNASYGNSRAHSVNKVAVGATAPVAKKSVVKAPAAKKAVAKKTVAKAG; the protein is encoded by the coding sequence ATGGGTAAGGGTGACCGCAAGACCGCCAAGGGCAAGCGCTACAACGCCAGCTATGGCAATTCGCGCGCGCACAGCGTGAACAAGGTGGCGGTGGGCGCAACTGCGCCGGTCGCCAAGAAGTCGGTGGTCAAGGCCCCGGCGGCGAAAAAGGCCGTGGCCAAGAAGACGGTCGCCAAGGCCGGCTGA
- a CDS encoding TonB-dependent receptor: protein MPSFRSPPFRRTALSLALVTLLSPALALAAAAADDATPPPSDSRHAHGRKQDRHVKDMDGVVVTASPLRNAAGDLSKPVEVLAGERLDENRGASIGETVASLPGVQSSNFGPGVGRPIIRGLDGPRVAVLSDGLSTQDVSTVSQDHSPAVESFLADQIEVLKGPSTLLYGSGAIGGVVNVVDGRIAETPVDGVHGRAEVRFDGGDKDGNTDMFRVDAGNGSGLSIHADGVYRNQKDYDTPQGRQANSFIDTKTGSIGASLAGDWGFVGVSASRLRDNYGNPGEPGDPAAGERGVSLRMHQDRYELKGGLNDPWGDGSALRYSFGHTDYSHTEFEGENVGTVFDKRANEGRVEASFTFGGGWQTAFGLQGGDTTFQAIGEEAFVPKTDTRSLGVFAVARNSWERVSAEVGARVDKVKYETDTGVDRDFTPKSFSLSGGFRFNEQWRLTANLDHAERAPAEEELFADGPHIATLAYEIGDADLKTEKANQAELGLNFKNEWMDAKVAAYYNRYNDFIYIVDTGAQWFHEEDNDFLPIRQWTQADAVFHGFEGEATFHLADNDSGAWDLRVFGDTVRARLKDGGNLPRIAPARYGAQLRWDASHWRASLGATRYQKQDKVAVNETPTDGYTLVDAHLAYHVDAGATAWEVFLDGNNLSNQDARVHTSFLKDDVMLPGRNASFGVRLFF, encoded by the coding sequence ATGCCCTCGTTCCGTTCTCCCCCGTTCCGCCGCACCGCGTTGTCTCTGGCGCTGGTTACCCTGCTGAGTCCCGCCCTTGCCCTGGCCGCCGCTGCGGCCGACGACGCCACGCCGCCGCCCAGCGACAGCCGCCATGCCCACGGCCGCAAGCAGGATCGCCACGTGAAGGATATGGATGGGGTGGTGGTCACCGCCAGCCCGCTGCGCAATGCCGCAGGCGATTTGAGCAAGCCGGTGGAGGTGCTGGCCGGCGAGCGCCTGGACGAGAACCGCGGCGCCAGCATCGGCGAGACCGTGGCCAGCCTGCCCGGCGTGCAGAGCTCCAACTTCGGACCCGGCGTCGGCCGGCCGATCATCCGCGGCCTGGATGGCCCGCGCGTGGCGGTGCTCAGCGATGGCCTGTCCACCCAGGACGTGTCCACCGTCAGCCAGGACCACTCGCCGGCGGTGGAGTCGTTCCTGGCCGACCAGATCGAAGTGCTGAAAGGGCCGTCCACGCTGCTGTACGGCTCCGGCGCGATCGGCGGCGTGGTCAACGTGGTCGACGGGCGCATCGCCGAGACCCCGGTGGACGGTGTCCACGGCCGCGCCGAGGTACGCTTCGACGGCGGCGACAAGGACGGCAACACCGACATGTTCCGGGTCGACGCCGGCAACGGCAGCGGCCTGTCGATCCATGCCGACGGGGTGTACCGCAACCAGAAGGACTACGACACGCCGCAGGGCCGGCAGGCCAATTCCTTCATTGACACCAAGACCGGCTCGATCGGTGCCTCGCTGGCCGGCGACTGGGGCTTCGTCGGCGTGTCGGCCTCGCGCTTGCGCGACAACTACGGCAACCCGGGCGAGCCCGGCGACCCGGCCGCGGGCGAGCGCGGCGTGTCGTTGCGCATGCACCAGGACCGCTACGAACTCAAGGGCGGGCTGAACGATCCGTGGGGCGACGGCAGCGCGCTGCGCTACAGCTTCGGCCACACCGACTACAGCCACACCGAGTTCGAGGGCGAGAACGTCGGAACGGTTTTCGACAAGCGCGCCAACGAAGGCCGCGTCGAAGCCTCCTTCACCTTCGGTGGCGGCTGGCAGACTGCGTTCGGCCTGCAGGGCGGCGACACCACATTCCAGGCGATCGGCGAGGAAGCGTTCGTGCCGAAGACCGACACCCGCTCGCTGGGCGTGTTCGCCGTGGCGCGCAACAGCTGGGAGCGCGTCAGCGCCGAGGTCGGCGCGCGCGTGGACAAGGTCAAGTACGAGACCGACACCGGCGTGGACCGCGATTTCACCCCGAAGAGCTTCTCGCTCAGCGGCGGCTTCCGCTTCAATGAACAGTGGCGCCTGACCGCCAACCTCGACCACGCCGAGCGCGCGCCGGCCGAGGAAGAACTGTTCGCCGACGGCCCGCACATCGCCACCCTCGCCTACGAGATCGGCGACGCCGACCTCAAGACCGAAAAAGCCAACCAGGCCGAGCTGGGGCTGAACTTCAAGAACGAGTGGATGGACGCCAAGGTCGCCGCGTACTACAACCGCTACAACGACTTCATCTACATCGTCGATACCGGCGCGCAGTGGTTCCACGAGGAAGACAACGACTTCCTGCCGATCCGCCAATGGACCCAGGCCGACGCGGTGTTCCATGGCTTCGAGGGCGAGGCCACCTTCCACCTGGCCGACAACGACAGCGGCGCCTGGGACCTGCGCGTGTTCGGCGACACCGTGCGCGCGCGGCTGAAGGACGGCGGCAACCTGCCGCGCATCGCGCCAGCACGCTACGGCGCGCAGCTGCGCTGGGACGCCAGCCACTGGCGCGCCTCGCTCGGCGCCACCCGCTACCAGAAGCAGGACAAGGTGGCGGTCAACGAGACCCCGACCGACGGCTACACGCTGGTCGACGCGCACCTGGCCTACCACGTCGATGCCGGCGCCACCGCGTGGGAAGTGTTCCTGGACGGCAACAACCTGAGCAACCAGGACGCGCGCGTGCACACCTCGTTCCTGAAGGACGACGTGATGCTTCCGGGCCGCAACGCGTCGTTCGGCGTGCGCCTGTTCTTCTGA
- a CDS encoding sulfotransferase domain-containing protein, whose product MADVAAPMKSREYANRFFDSTVWNDVVFRDDDIVIASYAKAGTTWLQQIVAQLIFGGKARIDVSAISPWVDGVHPDKASKHALLAAQTHRRFMKTHLPADALVFCERAKYLYIGRDGRDIAFSLYDHQCAVSQDAQARLDAGGEGAGRLRVVQPPSLPMTDYVAHWLERDGAPFWPFWEGVRSWWELRTRCNVLMLHYADLLDDLPGQARRIAAFLDIQVRPSAWNAILAHCRFDYMRMHAARYVPQGAGLWRDGGKAFFNRGRNGRWREVLAPAVSAAYERRAHQLLGADGARWLAHGQAGGA is encoded by the coding sequence ATGGCTGACGTGGCCGCTCCGATGAAATCACGGGAATACGCAAACCGCTTCTTCGACTCCACCGTGTGGAACGATGTCGTCTTCCGCGACGACGACATCGTGATCGCCAGCTACGCCAAGGCAGGGACGACCTGGCTGCAGCAAATCGTCGCCCAGCTGATCTTCGGCGGAAAGGCCCGCATCGACGTCTCGGCCATCTCGCCCTGGGTCGATGGCGTGCACCCGGACAAGGCAAGCAAACACGCACTGCTCGCGGCGCAGACGCATCGGCGTTTCATGAAGACGCATTTGCCGGCCGATGCGCTGGTGTTCTGCGAGCGCGCCAAGTATCTGTACATCGGCCGCGATGGGCGCGACATCGCCTTCAGTCTGTACGATCACCAATGCGCGGTCAGCCAGGACGCCCAGGCGCGCCTGGATGCGGGCGGCGAAGGCGCGGGCAGGCTTCGCGTCGTGCAGCCACCGAGCCTGCCGATGACGGACTACGTGGCGCACTGGCTGGAACGCGACGGCGCGCCGTTCTGGCCATTCTGGGAAGGCGTACGCTCCTGGTGGGAGCTGCGGACACGGTGCAATGTACTGATGCTGCACTATGCCGATCTGCTCGACGATCTTCCCGGCCAGGCGCGGCGGATCGCGGCATTTCTCGATATCCAGGTCCGGCCCTCCGCTTGGAACGCCATCCTGGCGCACTGTCGCTTCGACTACATGCGCATGCACGCGGCGCGCTATGTGCCGCAGGGCGCAGGGCTGTGGCGCGATGGCGGCAAAGCGTTCTTCAACCGGGGCCGCAATGGACGCTGGCGCGAGGTGCTGGCGCCGGCGGTCAGTGCAGCCTACGAGCGGCGCGCGCACCAGCTACTGGGTGCGGACGGCGCACGCTGGCTGGCGCATGGGCAGGCGGGAGGCGCATGA
- a CDS encoding H-NS histone family protein: MTEVRNLQQIAEAKAKLQEEMRKLEEQEKQVREGETSAAHGNVLSLLEQFAEFFSAKQRNEIAAYVSSAAPKPASAKSAGGRSEVKPKYQLPHTGETWSGRGRTPKAFAAWEGTAAYNEWKTRHPGLKFPLVKY; encoded by the coding sequence ATGACGGAAGTTCGCAACTTGCAACAAATCGCCGAAGCCAAGGCCAAGCTGCAGGAAGAGATGCGCAAGCTGGAAGAGCAGGAGAAGCAGGTGCGCGAAGGCGAGACCAGCGCCGCCCATGGCAATGTGCTGTCGCTGCTGGAGCAGTTCGCCGAATTCTTCAGCGCCAAGCAGCGCAACGAGATCGCCGCCTACGTGAGCAGCGCGGCGCCCAAGCCAGCCAGCGCCAAGTCCGCCGGCGGCCGCAGCGAGGTCAAGCCGAAGTATCAACTGCCGCATACCGGCGAGACCTGGTCCGGCCGTGGCCGCACGCCGAAGGCGTTCGCCGCCTGGGAAGGCACCGCCGCCTACAACGAATGGAAAACGCGCCACCCGGGCCTGAAATTCCCGCTGGTCAAATACTGA
- a CDS encoding Arm DNA-binding domain-containing protein, which produces MAKIKRTKSAVDAAHPQAKAIELRDTVVPGFLCKITPASGKVFMLQYRTNAGERRKPALGKYGELTVDQARVMVQEWPAEVRRSALRAAKIAARKAPTMKEYCHIFMEDYSKQRNKPSTQRG; this is translated from the coding sequence ATGGCGAAGATCAAGCGCACCAAGTCCGCAGTCGATGCGGCGCACCCCCAGGCCAAGGCCATCGAACTGCGGGATACCGTGGTGCCCGGCTTCCTGTGCAAGATCACCCCGGCCAGCGGCAAGGTGTTCATGCTTCAGTACCGCACGAACGCCGGCGAGCGCCGGAAGCCCGCCCTGGGAAAGTACGGGGAACTGACCGTCGATCAGGCCCGCGTCATGGTGCAGGAGTGGCCGGCCGAGGTTCGCCGGAGCGCCTTGCGCGCGGCCAAGATTGCCGCGCGCAAGGCGCCGACCATGAAGGAGTATTGCCATATCTTCATGGAGGACTACTCCAAACAGCGCAACAAGCCCAGCACGCAGCGCGGCTAG
- a CDS encoding sugar MFS transporter has protein sequence MAEPIGPAAPRSTPAPLPGHAPSYRAALSLLASLFFMWGFITVINNTLLPHLRSVFELSYTQATLIESVWFIAYFFASLPSAKLIQRIGYQRALVIGLGIMALGALGMIAAARLVSYGITLGSLFVIASGITLLQVAANPYVAVIGTVDTASARLNLMQAFNSVGTTLAPLFGGYLILGRSASGTAKGDAVLSQAERLADAQSVQLPYLIVAAVLVALAIVVARSRLPTLGQATRRATSQERANHSLWRHRNLVLGIPAIFIYLIAEIGVSNLFINFVSQPHIGNLTHEQASHYLFLLWGGMMVGRFAGSALMRAIRPETVLASFSVGAFVVVLLAVFSTGHVAMWSLIAVGLFHSIMFPTIFTLGIKGLGPLTEEGSGLLIMAIAGGALVVVQGWLADHVGLQRAFLLTAACELYVLFYALWGAKTRPPPANA, from the coding sequence ATGGCAGAACCGATCGGGCCGGCGGCCCCGCGCTCCACTCCCGCGCCACTGCCCGGCCATGCGCCGTCCTACCGCGCCGCACTGTCGCTGCTGGCCTCGCTGTTCTTCATGTGGGGCTTCATCACCGTCATCAACAACACGCTGCTGCCGCACCTGCGCAGCGTGTTCGAACTGAGCTACACCCAGGCCACGCTGATCGAATCGGTCTGGTTCATCGCCTACTTCTTCGCCTCGCTGCCGTCGGCCAAGCTGATCCAGCGGATCGGCTACCAGCGCGCGCTGGTCATTGGACTGGGCATCATGGCGCTCGGCGCGCTGGGCATGATCGCCGCCGCACGCCTGGTCTCGTACGGCATCACGCTCGGTTCGCTGTTCGTGATCGCCAGCGGCATCACCCTGCTGCAGGTCGCGGCCAATCCGTACGTCGCGGTGATCGGCACGGTGGACACCGCCTCGGCACGGCTCAACCTGATGCAGGCGTTCAACTCGGTCGGCACCACCCTGGCGCCGCTGTTCGGCGGCTACCTGATCCTGGGCCGCTCGGCCTCCGGCACCGCCAAGGGCGATGCCGTGCTGAGCCAGGCCGAACGCCTAGCCGACGCGCAGTCGGTGCAGTTGCCTTATCTGATCGTCGCCGCGGTACTGGTGGCGCTGGCCATCGTCGTCGCCCGCAGCAGGCTGCCGACGCTCGGCCAGGCCACCCGGCGCGCCACCAGCCAGGAACGCGCCAACCATTCGCTGTGGCGGCATCGCAATCTGGTGCTCGGCATCCCGGCCATCTTCATCTACCTGATCGCCGAGATCGGTGTCTCCAACCTGTTCATCAATTTCGTGTCGCAGCCGCACATTGGCAACCTCACCCACGAACAGGCCTCGCACTACCTGTTCCTGCTGTGGGGCGGGATGATGGTGGGACGTTTCGCCGGCAGCGCGCTGATGCGCGCGATCCGCCCGGAAACCGTGCTGGCGTCGTTCTCGGTCGGCGCGTTCGTGGTGGTGCTGCTGGCCGTGTTCAGCACCGGCCATGTCGCGATGTGGTCGCTGATCGCGGTGGGCCTGTTCCACTCCATCATGTTCCCGACCATCTTCACCCTCGGCATCAAGGGCCTGGGCCCGCTCACCGAGGAAGGCTCCGGCCTGCTGATCATGGCCATCGCCGGCGGCGCGCTGGTGGTGGTGCAGGGCTGGCTGGCCGATCATGTCGGCCTGCAACGCGCCTTCCTGCTCACCGCCGCATGCGAGCTGTACGTGCTGTTCTATGCGCTGTGGGGCGCGAAGACGCGGCCGCCGCCGGCCAACGCCTAG
- a CDS encoding cytochrome P450: protein MAFLQACARDHGDVVRIAERTYLVAEPALIGEVLGDDGERHGKCDPDPSQRRAAFPASVMNSVGKDWRQKRQRLQPAFRSALVRDYAAQAVAATQPLLQRWAQPGDAMDMRVLMTEVCAQLGAGFLLGDPSQSPHLSQMLPMVDAIMQQTRSQSRHPWWWPTPGNRRLRRARDELDAALDRILAHCLDTPPSAASVLDLLLAEDPQGRSRWCRDETAAMLMSALEPMAAGLAWTLLLLAQHPQTAQALADEAGAALDADALPGADVIERLPLAKACVKEAMRLYPPAWMTARIAQRATTLSGFDVPAGTQLVVSQWVVHRDRRNFSDPDAFVPERWLHGARIQPLPRYAYFPFGGGPRSCIGSMLAMTQMTVVIACVLHAFALRLAPDARPSPFPALVLRPLDVRIALLPRPAGAAGMSQAWPRPSPSVSDIPHG from the coding sequence CTGGCGTTCCTGCAGGCGTGCGCGCGCGACCACGGCGACGTCGTCAGGATCGCCGAACGCACCTATCTGGTTGCCGAACCGGCATTGATCGGCGAGGTGCTCGGCGACGACGGCGAACGCCATGGGAAGTGCGATCCGGATCCCAGTCAACGCCGTGCCGCGTTCCCCGCGTCGGTCATGAACAGCGTCGGCAAGGACTGGCGCCAGAAGCGACAACGGTTGCAGCCGGCATTCCGCTCGGCGCTGGTGCGGGACTATGCCGCGCAAGCAGTTGCGGCCACGCAACCATTGCTGCAGCGCTGGGCGCAGCCGGGCGATGCGATGGACATGCGCGTACTGATGACCGAGGTGTGCGCGCAACTGGGCGCCGGCTTCCTGCTCGGCGATCCGTCGCAGTCTCCCCACCTTTCGCAGATGCTGCCGATGGTGGACGCGATCATGCAGCAGACGCGCAGCCAGTCCAGGCATCCGTGGTGGTGGCCGACACCGGGCAACCGGCGCCTGCGCCGCGCGCGCGACGAGTTGGATGCGGCACTGGACCGAATCCTGGCGCATTGCCTGGACACCCCGCCAAGCGCCGCGTCGGTCTTGGACCTGCTGCTGGCCGAGGATCCGCAAGGCCGCAGTCGGTGGTGCCGGGACGAGACAGCGGCCATGCTGATGTCCGCGCTGGAGCCGATGGCCGCCGGCCTGGCCTGGACCTTGCTGTTGCTGGCGCAGCACCCGCAGACCGCGCAGGCCTTGGCGGACGAGGCCGGTGCGGCGCTGGATGCGGACGCTCTCCCCGGCGCCGACGTGATCGAGCGGTTGCCGCTGGCCAAGGCCTGCGTGAAAGAGGCGATGCGGCTGTATCCGCCGGCATGGATGACCGCCAGGATCGCGCAACGCGCGACCACGCTGAGCGGCTTCGATGTCCCGGCCGGCACGCAACTGGTGGTGAGCCAATGGGTCGTACACCGCGATCGGCGCAACTTTTCCGATCCCGACGCCTTCGTTCCCGAACGCTGGCTGCACGGCGCGCGCATCCAGCCGCTGCCGCGCTATGCCTATTTCCCGTTCGGCGGCGGCCCCCGAAGCTGTATCGGCAGCATGCTGGCGATGACCCAGATGACCGTGGTGATCGCCTGCGTGCTGCACGCCTTCGCGCTGCGACTGGCTCCGGACGCGCGCCCGTCGCCCTTCCCCGCGCTGGTACTGCGGCCGCTCGATGTACGCATCGCGTTGCTGCCGCGCCCGGCGGGCGCAGCGGGCATGTCGCAGGCATGGCCGCGCCCTTCTCCCTCCGTTTCGGACATCCCGCATGGCTGA
- a CDS encoding transposase, which translates to MRCGARRRGRRRPTPRTATADTTRRDGAVACRPRGAAPRPGRWMVLRRQTVEWVLAELMERRLGRRFPLRGAAAAATEMALAVLSCNLERLRSLLGDRELIGRLQAA; encoded by the coding sequence ATGCGCTGTGGGGCGCGAAGACGCGGCCGCCGCCGGCCAACGCCTAGAACGGCGACGGCCGACACCACGCGGCGCGATGGCGCTGTGGCATGCCGACCGCGGGGCGCGGCGCCGCGCCCGGGGCGATGGATGGTGCTGCGCCGACAAACGGTAGAATGGGTGTTGGCCGAGTTGATGGAGCGTCGCCTTGGGCGACGGTTCCCGCTGCGCGGCGCGGCCGCAGCGGCCACGGAAATGGCACTGGCGGTGCTGTCCTGCAACCTCGAACGCCTGCGCAGCCTGCTCGGCGACAGGGAACTGATCGGAAGACTGCAGGCTGCCTGA
- a CDS encoding winged helix-turn-helix domain-containing protein: MLWLDAQRLTAAAPFGAGAEAVRQAIVHLGYVQIDTIHVIERSHHHVLYSRIPEYRQQDLERVQSQDKSVFEYWTHALAYVPVADYRMYVAQMARYRAGTDAAGKVDPAGYAKLLRRIRDDGPLSIRDIDDDVLVEKTHPWGSRKPSRAALRYGFFSGDLVVGQRSGMLKTYELAVRHFGWSRRPRPASPAQYARYLLDRALRAQGIVGVESVCYGNAGAKAAVRALIATAVARRQLLPVHLQGQEQAALWAEPALLERPLPRLDASFAHLLSPFDPLLIQRKRLLQFFGYGHRFEAYLPAAQRVLGYFALPVLVGDRIVAALDLKMDRQAGSLRIQKWTWLVPQRPALKAAIDAALERFERFHLR, encoded by the coding sequence GTGTTGTGGCTCGATGCGCAGCGGCTGACCGCCGCCGCGCCGTTCGGTGCGGGTGCGGAGGCGGTGCGGCAGGCCATCGTGCATCTCGGCTATGTGCAGATCGATACCATCCACGTGATCGAGCGCAGCCACCACCACGTGCTGTACAGCCGCATCCCCGAGTACCGCCAACAGGACCTGGAGCGGGTCCAGTCGCAGGACAAGTCGGTGTTCGAGTACTGGACGCATGCGCTGGCCTATGTGCCGGTCGCCGACTACCGCATGTACGTGGCGCAGATGGCGCGCTATCGCGCCGGGACGGACGCGGCGGGCAAGGTCGATCCCGCCGGTTATGCGAAGCTGCTGCGGCGCATTCGCGACGACGGACCGTTGTCGATCCGCGACATCGACGACGACGTACTGGTCGAGAAGACCCATCCGTGGGGCAGCCGCAAGCCGTCGCGCGCGGCGTTGCGCTATGGCTTCTTCAGCGGCGATCTGGTGGTCGGCCAGCGCAGCGGCATGCTCAAGACCTACGAACTGGCCGTGCGCCACTTCGGCTGGAGCCGGCGCCCGCGCCCGGCGAGCCCAGCGCAGTACGCGCGCTACCTGCTGGACCGGGCGCTGCGCGCGCAGGGCATCGTCGGCGTGGAGTCGGTGTGCTACGGCAACGCCGGCGCCAAGGCGGCGGTGCGCGCGCTGATCGCCACCGCGGTCGCCAGGAGGCAGCTGCTTCCGGTGCATCTGCAAGGACAGGAACAGGCGGCGCTGTGGGCCGAGCCGGCGTTACTGGAGCGGCCGCTGCCGCGGCTGGACGCGTCGTTCGCGCATCTGCTGTCACCGTTCGATCCGCTGCTGATCCAGCGCAAGCGCCTGCTGCAGTTCTTCGGCTACGGACACCGCTTCGAGGCCTACCTGCCGGCGGCGCAGCGGGTGCTCGGCTACTTCGCGCTGCCGGTGCTGGTCGGCGACCGCATCGTGGCCGCGCTCGACCTGAAAATGGATCGCCAGGCCGGCAGCCTGCGGATCCAGAAATGGACCTGGCTGGTGCCGCAGCGGCCCGCGCTGAAGGCGGCGATCGACGCAGCGCTGGAGCGTTTCGAGCGTTTTCATCTGCGCTAG
- a CDS encoding integrase arm-type DNA-binding domain-containing protein has product MAKIKLTKTAVESARPQAKDVELRDTVVPGFFCKITPTGRRVFMLQYRTISGQTRKPSLGLFGELTVEQARSLAQEWLAEVRRGGDPGGAKAEARKAPTMADLCKKFMEDYSKRRNKLSTQRGYQGVIDRNIIPLLGRKKVHDVKRPDIAGLMEKLAYKPAEANRTFGVLRKNLFTIFPG; this is encoded by the coding sequence ATGGCTAAGATCAAGCTTACCAAGACCGCCGTAGAGTCGGCGCGACCCCAGGCAAAGGATGTCGAACTACGGGATACAGTGGTGCCCGGCTTCTTCTGCAAGATTACCCCGACTGGTCGCCGAGTGTTCATGCTCCAGTACCGGACAATCTCGGGGCAGACGCGCAAGCCCTCGCTGGGTCTGTTCGGGGAACTGACCGTCGAACAGGCACGCTCGCTTGCGCAGGAGTGGCTTGCCGAGGTTCGCCGGGGCGGCGACCCCGGTGGTGCCAAAGCCGAGGCACGCAAGGCGCCCACGATGGCCGACTTGTGCAAGAAGTTCATGGAGGACTACTCCAAGAGGCGCAACAAGCTCAGCACGCAGCGTGGCTATCAGGGCGTCATCGACCGCAACATCATCCCGTTGCTGGGTCGCAAGAAAGTGCATGACGTGAAGCGGCCCGATATTGCCGGGCTGATGGAGAAGTTGGCCTACAAGCCGGCCGAGGCTAACCGCACGTTCGGCGTGCTGCGTAAGAACCTGTTCACGATCTTTCCCGGGTAG
- a CDS encoding sulfotransferase family protein, with protein sequence MTLQVIGAGLGRTGTLSLKLALEYLGLGRCYHAMELAANLRHALPRWNAAIEGRPDWDAIFAGYSATTDYPGCCFWPELAAHWTQAKVILTVRDPDAWFDSVQATIFATDDRAPSLFGSDGQKLSRFLRRDMGQHLGERAFMTDYFQRWNQRVIDRVPKERLLVLTADEGWDRLCGFLGLPVPQVPYPRVHAREGGGQARPLPTDPALVEQRLRAYLEQLATTAFASSDRL encoded by the coding sequence ATGACGCTGCAGGTGATCGGCGCCGGCCTCGGGCGTACCGGCACATTGTCGCTGAAGCTGGCGCTGGAGTACCTCGGACTCGGCCGCTGCTACCACGCGATGGAGTTGGCGGCGAATCTGCGGCATGCGTTGCCGCGATGGAATGCGGCGATCGAGGGACGCCCGGACTGGGACGCGATCTTTGCCGGCTATAGCGCGACGACCGACTACCCAGGTTGCTGCTTCTGGCCGGAACTGGCGGCTCACTGGACGCAGGCCAAGGTGATCCTGACCGTGCGCGACCCCGACGCCTGGTTCGACTCCGTGCAGGCGACGATCTTCGCGACGGACGACCGCGCCCCGTCGCTGTTCGGCAGCGACGGCCAGAAGCTCAGCCGGTTCCTGCGACGCGACATGGGCCAGCATCTCGGCGAGCGCGCCTTCATGACCGACTACTTCCAGCGCTGGAACCAGCGCGTGATCGACCGCGTACCGAAGGAGCGCCTGCTGGTGCTCACCGCCGACGAGGGCTGGGACAGGCTGTGCGGCTTCCTGGGCCTGCCGGTACCGCAGGTGCCCTATCCCCGCGTGCATGCGCGCGAAGGCGGCGGGCAGGCGCGTCCGCTCCCGACCGACCCGGCGCTGGTCGAGCAACGCCTGCGCGCCTACCTGGAACAGCTCGCAACCACGGCGTTCGCATCCTCGGACCGCCTATGA
- a CDS encoding DUF3228 family protein — protein sequence MSIVLTPFARTRLFPRDQRRNAIQDCTPAHFERHLNNTAPLQVLDGYAPFCKLHVHRNWTATRCLTMPITAANRHLLRSGYEARSGQELPVLVRWFEGVEPPVAQYLLPILYSREQLAHEGVPIAADWGVVGCLYTAEPQQIPMAPITMLRNALGVEEGGSGVALDREAYRRSVAFWERNANWRQ from the coding sequence ATGTCCATCGTCCTCACCCCTTTCGCCCGCACCCGCCTGTTCCCGCGCGACCAGCGCCGCAACGCGATCCAGGACTGCACGCCGGCGCACTTCGAGCGCCATCTCAACAACACCGCGCCGCTGCAAGTGCTGGACGGCTATGCGCCATTCTGCAAGTTGCACGTGCACCGCAACTGGACCGCGACCCGTTGCCTGACCATGCCGATCACCGCTGCCAACCGCCACCTGCTGCGCTCCGGCTACGAGGCGCGCAGCGGGCAGGAGCTGCCGGTGCTGGTGCGCTGGTTCGAAGGCGTCGAGCCGCCAGTCGCCCAATACCTGCTGCCCATCCTCTACAGCCGCGAGCAACTGGCGCATGAGGGCGTGCCGATCGCGGCCGACTGGGGCGTGGTCGGCTGCCTCTACACCGCCGAACCGCAGCAGATCCCGATGGCGCCGATCACGATGCTGCGCAATGCGCTGGGCGTGGAGGAAGGCGGCTCGGGCGTCGCGCTGGACCGCGAGGCGTACCGGCGCAGCGTGGCGTTCTGGGAGCGCAATGCCAACTGGCGGCAATAG